GCAGAATGCGGAGCTGTTCACGCTCACGTACGGCGCCATCGTGCGGCAGTTGCTCACGGATCTGGAGGAGGTCGAGGAGGTCAACAAGCAGCTCGATCAGATGTACGTagctccccttctctctccccgcATTTCCCTTGTCGTTCCTTAGTGCAGTGCAGTAGTAAGAAGGGCAGGACTCTGCAGCGGTGACAATGTCTTTATGTCATGGGTTCGAAGCAGCCTCTTTGTATTTACGGGAAAAATGCTCGCctcggtttattccttcttcagaCCTTCACTCATGTAGAGCCTCCGGCACTGGATCTGCCCCTTTTTTTTTAATCCAGTGCAGCAGTACAAATGTTGATTTTCTTGTGGCCGTGCATATGCTGATAGTTCTCACCGCTTACAAATTGTGTGATGTTTTCACGCAATGATATACGGAGCATGCATGATTATTGAACCCAACATAATATTAAGATTAAATATGATGGTAAAGTTTTATAGCTATATTAAGTTTTGTTGTAGACACATACAATACAACAAAGTTAACTTGAACTATGGAATTGGGCCTGAATACCTGATAGCCTAAGatcacagaccttgtgcagcatgtggaTGAAAGGAAAAAAAAAGTTTTTTCTTGATGGTATTAACTTCTCAGTTGAGGAGTCATGGCAAGAGTGATGTGGTCTGTCTCTTTGGAGACATCCCATAGAAGAGAAGTGATATTGTCTTCTGAAATACACAGTTCCTACATCTGGATCATATATTTTCTTTCTTCTCTCCAACCCATGGTAAACGTCTCTTGTGGTTGGTTGTGACACCATTTACATGTTATGGTTCTACTCAGGGAGAAGATTTGTTCAATCCTGTTGTATTTCATGCCTTCAGTTTTTTTCTCAAATTGAGGAATCATGAAGTTGGTCTGGACTAGAATCGCGTGAAATACTGTTTTGCAGCTTATCTAATTGAGTTAATATTACTTGTTTTCTGGATTTTATTCTCATAATTTCGTCTTCAAACTATTGTTTTCATTTAAACCCCTTCCTACATGTTAAAAGGAAAAGTTTTACTTTCAGGGGTTACAACATTGGAACACGATTGGTTGATGAGTTCTTAGCAAAGTCAAATGTATCAAGGTGTGTTGACTTCAAGGAGACTGCCGATGTTATTGCGAAGGTCTTTGCTAAAACTTCACGGCAATATATAGCTGCTGAGCCTACTGTCTTTGTTCCTATATGGCATAGTATCAGCTAGTATATTCTGCACACGCTTCATATTCACAAGTATTCATACAGTGTTGGAGCGAATGCGTATATGATCCAATGGTTGTGCACAACATTCGTGTCTGTGCTAAATTAGTTCAGTAACAATGCTATCTTCTCTACAGATCATCCCCATAGTGTCCAAGGTTTTCTTACTTTTGCCTTTTGCTTGGTTTATTCAAGTCCGATGACCATTTATCACATTCTTATTTTGGTTCAATTAATATTTGTTAACTGGTGCCTATAAGATGCTGGATTTATGGGTTATCAAATGTTCAGCATTAGCAATGCTgcatctttctttctttttttcccaTCCTCCATGGATTCAAGGTCTGACAGCGCTCGTTTGTTTCTTTGTGAAAACAGCTTGGCTTCAAAATGTTCTTGGGCGTGACTGCAACCGTGACCAATTGGGATGCTGAGGGTACAAGTTGCAGCCTTGTCCTGGAAGACAACCCTCTTGTTGATTTCGTTGAGCTCCCTGACACTTGCCAAGGCCTTCAGTATTGCAATTTGTTAAGTGGAGTTATTAGGGGGGCATTGGAAATGGTTGGTTTGGCTCTTCTGTTAACTGCTATCCCCATTTAACTTTCTTCATTTGCCCTTCATTTCAGTCATATACTATTGAATGTTGTTCTGATGTTGTTTCAGAATGCATACAGCCAGCTTCCTGAAACTTTGATTGCTGGCTGATATGGTGGCGTGTCTTAGAATTATTTAGATTTATCACAAATAAGTGATACCAATATATTTGTCCTCTGAAGTACTTAACATTTGATATTTCTCCCCCTATAGCATCGCTACATGGTGGTGGCACTACCTGCTGTAGGCTGTAGCACGGAACCTAACACACCTACTTATTATGGTGTTACTGATTGATTGCAAATGCCGTATGTAGGTGTCTATGAAGGCGGAGGTGACATGGGTGCGTGACATGCTTCGCGGGGACGATGCCTATGAGATGCGGGTGAAGCTTATCAAGCAAGTCCCGGAGGAATACCCCTACAAGGATGATGACTAGTTCTACTTTAGTGCAAGATTGCTTGTTTGGATTTTGACATCGTTTTCGTCGATGGTCCGTAGTTCTGCTATAACCTGATATCATACGAGGAAAGCTGCGTCTGTTTTGCTTGTGTATTGTAGAAATCATACATAATCTTTCCTGAGTTGCGGCTTTGAATTAGTCTGCTGGATTCAGGGCGTTCGCTATGCAAATTGGTGTTATCTAGAAATAAAGTATTTTCGATCTTATCAGTTTGCCCTCATTTCATGCAAAGTTATCGCCTGCTTTGCCTCCCATTTCCTGGAGAGCTTTAGTTTGTTATTTCCCATGTTTGTGAAATAATACGTTTCTTTGATGAAAACATTTAAAATGAAACTTGTTTCAGCTAAGAAAAGAAAGTTCCAACAAGAAGGGATATCTTGACTGGGTCTGGGTATCTCCCCAACCAAACAGATGCTAGGCCTTCTGTTGGGTGTATTTCTCTGTGTGGGCCTGGGAATAAAGGATCAGGCGGGTAGCATTTTGATTTTTGATTGACCGTGTACGTGTAGGGATGGCACTGGGTAAGTACCCAGTGGGCACACGAAGCCATACCCATACCTACTAGGAAAAAATTGTTCCATATCCATACTCactacccatcatgggtacaaaattacgcca
This portion of the Zea mays cultivar B73 chromosome 2, Zm-B73-REFERENCE-NAM-5.0, whole genome shotgun sequence genome encodes:
- the LOC100193521 gene encoding uncharacterized isoform X1, whose protein sequence is MPPAPKSGDALFASVDRVNAELFTLTYGAIVRQLLTDLEEVEEVNKQLDQMGYNIGTRLVDEFLAKSNVSRCVDFKETADVIAKLGFKMFLGVTATVTNWDAEGTSCSLVLEDNPLVDFVELPDTCQGLQYCNLLSGVIRGALEMVSMKAEVTWVRDMLRGDDAYEMRVKLIKQVPEEYPYKDDD
- the LOC100193521 gene encoding uncharacterized isoform X2, which encodes MAQLLPLNQACCSLCTGAAGARVEARADVAGARGRRCTGLSLITTTQRAYPLPSGSPPSIYSHGHTASTRAARRPQASVPPAREGIRAGSWVASHRLTMPPAPKSGDALFASVDRVNAELFTLTYGAIVRQLLTDLEEVEEVNKQLDQMGYNIGTRLVDEFLAKSNVSRCVDFKETADVIAKLGFKMFLGVTATVTNWDAEGTSCSLVLEDNPLVDFVELPDTCQGLQYCNLLSGVIRGALEMVSMKAEVTWVRDMLRGDDAYEMRVKLIKQVPEEYPYKDDD